In the Penaeus monodon isolate SGIC_2016 unplaced genomic scaffold, NSTDA_Pmon_1 PmonScaffold_5872, whole genome shotgun sequence genome, ATCCGAgttgagaaaatggaaagaattcCGGTATAAGGATTCTTTAATGATTGACCAGGTCCATAAACATTCTGATATCGGAATGCAACTGCGTTGATGCCTATGGCTTTGCACGCAATAAGAACAGCTTGTTCCTGATTGTACTTTGTGAGCCCATAAATTGAATTGGGATGAATCTTGCTTTCTTCACAGGTCGGCATCAAATTCAAAGGCCCTTTTGTAATAGGGCATTTAGGTTCGAATATTCCCTTTTGAAGATCTTCAACTGTTCTTCCTTCAGGATATACTGCTTGATCTGCTTTAGGGCTCCAATATTTGCCTTCTCCATAAATCGCTCTCGAAGAAGCTACTACTACTTTTTGAACTTGATGCTTGGTATTCGCTAATAGGTCTAGCATGATACCTGTACCACCAACATTAACATCCACGTACTTTTGAATTTCGTACATAGATTGACCGTTCCGGTTTCAGCAGCGTAATGTACAATGATATCTTGATTAGGAATGGCTTTGTCCAGTCGGCTTTATTCTAACATCACCTTCTATAAAATGTACTTTATCTTTGATGCTTTGATATAATTCTGATGAGTCAGGATCTCCATGAATTTGAGGAGATAAATTGTCTAGAATGCTTATGGAATATCCCTTTGCGACTAAGGCTAATGCCAAATTCGAGCCGATGAATCCTGCTCCTCCAGTAATTAGTACAGATTTACTCATATTTTAAGCCACCATTTAAAGCTTTGCCAAGCTGAGTGCTTGCGATATTGGTTTTTTAGCAttaacacttttctttttatccagTCTTGGTCTCGCAAAGTTATAAATCATGGATgagctttgctttgtttttgtccaAGTTTTATTTTCCAACCTATCTAACAGCGCCGCTGCTTGTTTTTGGAGCCTACAAAAGTAATCGCTAAAATTCTGATTGCTCCATTTCGCTTTCCAGTGGTTTTCTCCTTCTGATTTTCTGCTTACATTATCGGAATGTAGTCTATGTTTGATATCTGCTCGATGTGATGCGGCAATTTTACCCACGGCACTTGCAAGTAAGGCTAACCAATGGTCGTGCATGAGCACTTCAGAAGGAATAGGTTGAGCTAATTGTATTAAAGCCTTGTTAGCAATGCTTGCACAGGCGTAAGGGACATTTTGAACAAGCAACTGTTGAATTGCGGTTCTATTTGGATTTAATCCATCATGCTTCCAAAGAGAATCTGACACTTCATTGAGCGCTGCATCGCAGAGAATTAAATCTGAAAAAAGATATGTCGGAATTTCTGTATCACCACTTTCCGCTTGGATAATTGCTTCTAgtgcatttttaattttatcctttAGCCCAATAGTCATCTTGATCGGCAAAAAAAACATAGTCCGCCGTGCTATGAATCATCAATTCAGAAAAATTTGAACTGGACCTAAATTTCCTTTCTGGTCTTGAATAATCCGGATTCTATCTGGATGCTTTTTCGCATAATTATCTAGGATCTCGAAGCTCTTATCTGTAGAACCATCGTCTCGAATAATCAGCGTCCATGCTTTATGACTTTGCTCTAAAATGGAGTCGAGTTGTTCTTCCAAAAAGGAAGTGCCATTGTAAACGCCTAAAAGAATGTCAACTTCAATTGGAGACATTTACGATctaattaatttcatcatttgAATAGATTTCCTTTAAAATAGCATTAGCTACCTTAGGGCGAAAGTGACTGTACTCGTAATAATTGTGGATTTCTGAGGTAAACTCATTTACTCCGGAATAGTCGTACACTCTTTTTTCTTCAAAGAATTCATGAAGGAGATCTAATTGTTCTTGTGCTAAAGGAATCTGACTGAAATTTGGCGATACAACGATTTTATAATCGTGGAATGTTCATCAAAAAGCTCCCTGATACCTTCTAACAAATCTCTTTGCTCTTGGCTAACTTTAGAATCAagctctttgtttttcttttaaagccTCCTTTCTTTTTAACCGTGGTGAAATAACCTAAAGAATCCTTTTTATATGTTCCTCGTTGCCATAGTAAATATCACCTGTTGTTGGATTTCCTTCATAACCAAACTTCGTTCTTTGTATTTTGGTACTCATATATGGCTTGTGTTTTTCATTAAAGCCGTAGTCTAAGTAGGCTACTAAAACTTCAAATCAAAGTGGCTTTTAATGAAGGGCATATAAAATGAAACCTTTGATTTGCCAGACAATTCTGAAGGTTCTACAAACAGATGCACTCTACTATTCTTGCTCGTTTTAGTTAATAAATCTAAGTCGACAATCAATAGCGCATTTTTTAACTCATTGCCATTTCGATCTAAAAAATGAAGTTTATTGGATACTCCTTTAAGTCCTTCGCCCGAAGCATCAAAATGAAAAGGTGCAGACGATTCGTCTAAATACGGTTTCCAGGAAGTGCAATGAAAAGCTTGCGAACGTGAACTCCCTAAAATGAAAGCGTCATAATTAATGCTGTCTTCATTTTGTTTGAACGTTTGAAACAAACCCAATCTCTGTTCAGTTCAACATATGAATCTTCATAAAAATCTTTATGATTGCCTCTCAATT is a window encoding:
- the LOC119571308 gene encoding dTDP-L-rhamnose 4-epimerase-like, yielding MSKSVLITGGAGFIGSNLALALVAKGYSISILDNLSPQIHGDPDSSELYQSIKDKVHFIEGIMLDLLANTKHQVQKVVVASSRAIYGEGKYWSPKADQAVYPEGRTVEDLQKGIFEPKCPITKGPLNLMPTCEESKIHPNSIYGLTKYNQEQAVLIACKAIGINAVAFRYQNVYGPGQSLKNPYTGILSIFSTRIKNGKDINIFEDGLESRDFVYIDDVINATILGIENEGSIHDVSM